From a region of the Candidatus Brocadia sp. genome:
- a CDS encoding amylo-alpha-1,6-glucosidase, which produces MTIVFGKEISQQTAASLEKEWLITNGIGGYASSTILGANTRRYHGLLMAATRPPLGRTLLLSKLEEFLCLEGEESPLSTNIYPNAIYPEGYKNLVRFSLDPFPAFDYSVNGISIKKTVFMVHGENTTVILYRSDRGGERPFAPTLKVRVMVAFRDYHCVTHENPHLKTDYKILTNGMCIQPYDTLPPLYLFHNAHTTDKASFWYKNMEYPKEMERGLDAHEDHFSPFALHFDLNKGSDFFLVASTKAYDKVDIFELLNRETIRRRNACMAQSGHKQTASPVATPSQGEDEEKEKKIATLAESLSSVSDSFIVQRADDKKSIIAGYHWFGDWGRDTMISLPGLTLVQGRFEDARKILLSYAQYVDKGMIPNRFPDYGEYPEYNTVDASLWYVHAVYQYAQCTKDLKTIQKDLFGVLQEIVAYYEKGTRYHIHMDADSLIYAGAEGVQLTWMDAKVGDWVVTPRKGKAVEINALWYNALKIMSFLAREMNLHGEKMRYDTLAEKVHASFQDVFWYNEGQYLYDSVDGEIRSSAIRPNQIFAVSLSYSMLSKAQQRRVVEVVNEHLVTPLGLRSLSPKDKDYLGRYCGNQYERDRAYHQGTVWAWLIGPYISAYARAYAGESGTATYIKRLFLPFYDHLFAAGLGTISEIFDGDYPHIPRGCISQAWSVGEILRAYSEHACG; this is translated from the coding sequence ATGACCATCGTTTTCGGAAAAGAGATATCTCAACAGACCGCAGCATCCCTTGAAAAGGAATGGCTGATAACCAACGGTATCGGCGGGTATGCCTCGTCAACAATATTGGGGGCAAATACCCGACGGTATCACGGCCTTCTCATGGCCGCCACACGGCCGCCCCTGGGTCGCACCCTGCTGCTCTCCAAACTCGAGGAGTTTCTTTGCCTTGAAGGGGAAGAGTCGCCGCTCTCTACCAATATCTATCCGAACGCAATCTACCCGGAAGGATATAAGAATCTCGTCCGGTTCAGTTTGGATCCCTTTCCAGCCTTCGACTATTCAGTAAACGGCATATCGATCAAAAAAACGGTATTCATGGTTCATGGGGAAAACACGACCGTAATTTTATATCGGTCGGATCGCGGGGGTGAACGGCCGTTCGCCCCTACCTTAAAGGTGCGGGTTATGGTTGCATTTCGTGACTACCACTGCGTTACTCACGAGAATCCTCATTTGAAAACCGATTATAAAATCCTCACCAACGGAATGTGTATACAACCCTATGATACGCTTCCGCCCCTGTATCTTTTTCATAATGCACACACAACAGACAAAGCTTCCTTTTGGTATAAGAACATGGAATATCCGAAGGAGATGGAGCGTGGCCTTGATGCCCACGAAGACCATTTCAGCCCCTTTGCCTTGCACTTCGATCTGAACAAAGGGTCGGATTTCTTTCTTGTGGCGTCTACGAAGGCATACGATAAGGTAGATATTTTTGAGTTATTAAACAGGGAAACCATTCGCAGAAGAAATGCCTGCATGGCGCAATCCGGACATAAGCAAACTGCATCCCCTGTTGCTACCCCTTCACAAGGAGAGGATGAAGAGAAAGAGAAAAAAATTGCCACGTTGGCTGAATCCCTTTCGTCCGTTTCCGACAGCTTTATCGTTCAGCGTGCAGATGACAAAAAGAGCATCATTGCCGGATATCACTGGTTTGGGGATTGGGGGCGCGACACGATGATCTCCCTCCCCGGACTTACCCTGGTGCAGGGCAGATTTGAAGATGCACGAAAGATTTTACTTTCGTATGCACAGTACGTAGACAAGGGAATGATACCGAACCGGTTTCCTGATTATGGGGAGTATCCGGAGTATAATACCGTTGATGCGTCATTGTGGTATGTCCATGCGGTATATCAGTACGCACAATGCACAAAGGATTTGAAAACGATTCAGAAAGATCTGTTTGGTGTTTTACAGGAGATTGTTGCTTATTATGAAAAGGGCACCCGGTATCATATCCATATGGATGCAGACAGCCTGATTTATGCGGGTGCTGAGGGAGTGCAACTGACCTGGATGGATGCAAAGGTGGGCGACTGGGTGGTAACGCCGCGGAAGGGAAAGGCCGTAGAAATCAATGCCTTGTGGTATAACGCCCTGAAGATCATGTCGTTCCTTGCGCGCGAAATGAATTTGCACGGAGAAAAGATGCGATACGATACTTTGGCCGAAAAAGTTCATGCATCGTTTCAGGATGTCTTTTGGTACAACGAGGGACAATATCTCTACGACTCTGTTGACGGTGAAATAAGGAGTAGCGCCATCCGCCCAAATCAGATATTTGCGGTAAGCCTGTCTTATTCAATGCTGTCAAAGGCGCAGCAGAGAAGAGTTGTTGAGGTTGTAAACGAGCACCTGGTAACGCCATTGGGTTTGCGAAGTTTATCGCCGAAAGACAAAGACTACCTTGGTCGTTATTGTGGGAATCAATACGAAAGAGACAGGGCATACCACCAGGGCACGGTGTGGGCATGGCTGATCGGCCCCTATATCTCAGCCTATGCCAGGGCTTATGCAGGAGAGTCGGGAACGGCAACTTATATCAAAAGACTTTTTTTGCCATTCTATGATCATCTCTTTGCTGCCGGATTAGGAACAATATCCGAGATTTTTGATGGTGATTACCCCCATATCCCCCGCGGCTGCATTTCCCAGGCATGGAGCGTGGGCGAGATATTGCGGGCTTATTCTGAACACGCGTGTGGATGA
- the fba gene encoding class II fructose-1,6-bisphosphate aldolase produces the protein MALVSSKKMFQMAYKNGYAIGAFNVNNMEIIQGIMTAVREEKAPVILQISKGAREYASISYLRAIIDVAVKENPDIPVCMHLDHGDTFELCKQCVDDGYTSVMIDASHFPFAENVRLTKKVVEYAHARGVAVEAELGQLGGIEEQVVGVSADDVLKHLTDPNQVVEFVEKTGCDSLAIACGTSHGAYKFKSEPKLAFDVIEAVGKKLPGFPLVMHGASSVLPEFKDLINKYGGRMPDAMGVPESAITKAAKMAVCKVNIDTDLRMAMTASIRQVFAEKPGEFDPRKYLGPAREAIAGMVKHKLRVLGCAGKAAECC, from the coding sequence ATGGCGCTTGTTTCATCAAAGAAAATGTTTCAGATGGCCTATAAGAACGGCTACGCCATCGGCGCGTTCAATGTCAATAATATGGAGATTATTCAGGGCATCATGACGGCCGTCAGGGAAGAAAAGGCGCCGGTTATTCTCCAGATTTCAAAAGGGGCGCGTGAATACGCCAGCATAAGTTATCTCAGGGCTATTATTGATGTCGCGGTGAAGGAAAATCCGGATATTCCCGTCTGCATGCACCTTGACCACGGCGACACCTTTGAGCTGTGCAAGCAGTGCGTTGACGATGGTTATACCTCCGTCATGATTGACGCCTCCCATTTCCCTTTTGCGGAGAACGTCAGGCTTACCAAAAAAGTCGTTGAATATGCCCACGCCCGCGGCGTGGCCGTTGAGGCAGAATTAGGTCAGCTCGGCGGCATCGAAGAGCAAGTTGTCGGCGTAAGCGCTGATGACGTATTAAAGCATCTGACCGACCCAAACCAGGTTGTCGAGTTTGTTGAAAAGACCGGCTGCGATTCGCTTGCCATCGCCTGCGGCACAAGTCACGGCGCGTATAAGTTCAAATCAGAACCGAAGCTCGCTTTTGACGTAATTGAGGCTGTCGGCAAAAAGCTTCCCGGTTTTCCGCTGGTAATGCACGGGGCAAGCAGTGTGCTGCCTGAGTTCAAGGACTTGATCAACAAGTACGGCGGCAGGATGCCCGATGCGATGGGTGTGCCTGAGAGCGCTATCACCAAAGCGGCAAAAATGGCGGTCTGTAAGGTCAATATTGATACCGATCTGCGTATGGCGATGACTGCCAGTATACGGCAGGTTTTTGCCGAAAAGCCCGGCGAGTTTGATCCCCGCAAGTATCTTGGACCGGCCAGGGAGGCTATTGCGGGCATGGTAAAACATAAACTCAGGGTTCTGGGTTGTGCAGGAAAAGCAGCCGAGTGCTGTTAA
- a CDS encoding lytic transglycosylase F: MAGQLIRLLGCIGILALFALCTKAREATPNPSLDVAGRIMQPLTGDYDEMVGRRVIRVLVIFGKTSYFIDHGRQRGITYDAFHEFEKFVNEREKTKSRKIHIVFIPVSCDQLITGLTEGRGDIAAANLTITGGRLDLVDFSDPLVKDVRELVITGHGLPTLTSLDNLSGMKIFVRRSSSYYESLENLNASLKTAGRAGVVITTANENLEDEDLLEMVNSGLIPATVADSHLAEFWRQIFANLRVHENLVLRTGGSIAWAVRKNNPRLKEVLNEFVKGHKKGTTFGNILIKRYLKDTKYLRNVLSPTEIQRFNETAALIRKYADKYAFDWLLIGAQAYQESRLDQSLRSPAGAVGVMQIKPSTAEGHPIDVKHVERLENNINAGVKYLQHIRDQYFDDPGIDPFNRQIFAFAAYNAGPARIAGLRKKATAMGFDKNKWFKNVEIVAAKEIGQETVQYVGNILKYYVAYQRSIAQKELKEHAKAQIETP, translated from the coding sequence ATGGCAGGACAACTTATCCGGCTGCTGGGGTGTATCGGCATTCTCGCATTGTTCGCATTGTGCACAAAGGCGCGGGAAGCTACTCCGAATCCATCGCTTGATGTTGCCGGGCGGATTATGCAGCCATTGACCGGCGACTACGACGAGATGGTTGGAAGACGCGTCATCCGTGTCCTTGTCATATTTGGGAAGACGTCGTACTTCATTGATCATGGTCGCCAGCGCGGCATTACCTATGACGCCTTCCATGAGTTCGAGAAATTCGTCAACGAACGGGAAAAGACCAAATCCAGAAAAATTCACATTGTATTCATTCCCGTCAGTTGTGACCAGCTCATCACCGGACTAACCGAGGGTCGGGGTGATATTGCCGCAGCCAATCTGACGATCACAGGAGGACGGCTTGATCTCGTGGATTTTTCAGATCCGCTGGTGAAAGACGTGCGCGAACTTGTCATAACGGGCCACGGCTTGCCGACGCTTACCTCACTGGACAATCTTTCCGGGATGAAGATTTTCGTGAGACGATCCAGCAGCTATTACGAAAGCCTTGAAAATCTTAATGCATCGCTTAAAACCGCCGGCAGGGCGGGGGTCGTTATTACAACGGCTAATGAAAATCTGGAAGACGAAGACCTTCTCGAAATGGTTAACTCCGGCCTGATTCCAGCAACGGTGGCCGACAGCCACCTTGCAGAATTCTGGAGACAAATATTCGCGAACCTGCGTGTGCACGAAAATCTTGTTCTGCGCACAGGCGGCAGTATTGCGTGGGCCGTGCGCAAGAACAACCCCCGGCTCAAAGAGGTTCTGAATGAGTTTGTCAAGGGGCACAAAAAGGGCACCACCTTCGGCAATATCCTGATCAAGCGGTATCTGAAAGACACGAAATACCTTCGCAATGTGCTTTCGCCAACAGAAATCCAGCGGTTCAACGAGACGGCTGCCCTGATCCGCAAGTACGCTGACAAATATGCATTTGACTGGCTGCTGATCGGCGCACAGGCGTACCAGGAATCCAGGCTGGATCAAAGCCTGCGCAGCCCTGCTGGCGCGGTTGGTGTGATGCAAATCAAGCCGAGCACCGCTGAGGGGCATCCCATTGACGTCAAACATGTTGAGCGTCTGGAGAACAACATTAACGCCGGCGTAAAGTATCTGCAGCACATCCGCGACCAGTACTTCGATGATCCCGGGATTGATCCTTTTAATCGCCAGATATTTGCCTTTGCCGCTTACAATGCAGGCCCGGCCCGCATCGCCGGTTTGCGCAAGAAGGCAACCGCAATGGGCTTTGATAAAAACAAGTGGTTTAAGAATGTTGAGATTGTTGCCGCAAAAGAGATCGGCCAGGAAACAGTGCAGTACGTGGGGAATATCCTTAAGTACTATGTGGCCTATCAGCGTAGTATTGCACAAAAGGAGCTGAAGGAGCATGCGAAGGCACAGATTGAAACGCCTTAA
- the pgi gene encoding glucose-6-phosphate isomerase, with translation MSARVTARSNLKGGITSLSLAMTITRQLFKTFTIKYKSKRGMNMTTHVKPLSGRAAWKALNAHYKKVQSLHLRTLFADDPKRGERMTAEAAGIYLDYSKNRITDETLGLLVQLAGESGLRERIDAMFRGEKINITENRAVLHVALRAPQGASILVDGKNVVPQVHAVLGKMADFSSRVRQGAWKGHTGKSIRNVVNIGIGGSDLGPVMAYEALKHYSDRRMTFRFVSNIDGTDFTEAVQDINPEETLFIISSKTFTTLETMTNAHTARAWLLKGLGGDEKSVAKHFVAVSTNETEVTKFGIDTVNMFGFWDWVGGRYSMDSAIGLSTMLAIGSDNFGAMLDGFHQMDEHFRITPFERNLPVLMALLTIWYTGFFDAHTIAVLPYEQYLRRFPAYLQQLTMESNGKYITLNGMKVDYQTSPVYWGEPGTNGQHSFYQLIHQGTRLIPCDFIAFDRSLNPPGRHHDILMANVFAQAEALAFGKTAEQVRAEGTPGWLVPHRVFEGNRPSNLIMADRLTPEILGKLVALYEHCVFTQGVVWQIDSFDQWGVELGKVLAQRIIPELESKSEPELTHDSSTNSLIRRYRRGKS, from the coding sequence GTGTCTGCACGGGTGACAGCCCGAAGCAATCTCAAGGGTGGGATTACCTCGCTGTCGCTTGCAATGACTATCACACGTCAACTATTTAAGACGTTTACCATAAAATATAAAAGCAAACGGGGGATGAATATGACAACACACGTGAAGCCGCTCAGTGGGCGTGCGGCATGGAAAGCGCTTAACGCCCACTACAAAAAAGTTCAATCGCTGCATCTTCGCACGCTTTTCGCCGATGACCCAAAACGCGGCGAGCGTATGACCGCCGAGGCAGCGGGCATTTACCTGGATTACTCGAAAAATCGCATTACCGATGAAACCCTCGGTCTCCTTGTTCAGTTGGCCGGGGAATCCGGCCTGCGCGAGCGAATCGACGCTATGTTTCGCGGGGAGAAGATCAATATCACGGAAAACCGGGCCGTTTTACACGTGGCGCTGCGCGCCCCACAAGGGGCGTCTATTCTCGTGGATGGCAAAAATGTGGTGCCTCAGGTGCATGCCGTGCTTGGCAAGATGGCTGACTTTTCCAGCCGCGTCCGGCAGGGCGCGTGGAAAGGCCATACGGGCAAATCTATACGCAATGTCGTCAATATCGGCATCGGGGGCTCAGACCTTGGGCCGGTAATGGCCTACGAGGCGCTCAAACATTACAGCGACCGCCGCATGACGTTCCGCTTTGTTTCAAACATCGACGGCACCGATTTCACGGAGGCAGTCCAGGACATCAATCCTGAAGAGACCCTTTTTATCATCTCTTCAAAAACCTTTACCACCCTGGAAACCATGACGAATGCCCACACAGCCCGTGCGTGGCTGCTGAAGGGACTGGGCGGCGATGAAAAGTCCGTAGCAAAGCACTTTGTTGCTGTTTCGACGAACGAGACCGAAGTGACGAAGTTTGGCATCGATACCGTTAACATGTTCGGATTCTGGGATTGGGTTGGCGGACGGTATTCAATGGACTCTGCGATCGGCCTTTCGACAATGCTTGCCATCGGTTCAGACAACTTCGGCGCGATGCTGGACGGATTCCATCAGATGGATGAGCATTTTCGCATTACTCCGTTTGAACGGAATCTGCCGGTGCTTATGGCCCTGCTGACCATCTGGTATACCGGCTTTTTTGATGCCCATACGATTGCCGTTTTGCCCTACGAGCAGTACCTCAGGCGTTTTCCGGCATATCTTCAGCAATTGACCATGGAGAGCAACGGCAAATATATTACCCTGAATGGAATGAAGGTTGACTATCAGACCAGTCCGGTCTACTGGGGCGAACCGGGCACCAACGGCCAGCATTCTTTCTATCAGTTGATTCATCAGGGGACGCGGCTCATTCCCTGTGATTTCATAGCATTCGATAGATCGCTCAACCCCCCTGGCCGGCACCATGATATATTGATGGCGAATGTTTTTGCCCAGGCCGAGGCGCTGGCCTTCGGCAAGACGGCGGAACAGGTAAGGGCAGAGGGCACACCGGGCTGGCTTGTGCCGCATCGGGTTTTTGAGGGCAATCGTCCTTCAAATCTTATCATGGCAGACCGGCTCACCCCTGAAATACTGGGAAAACTCGTTGCCCTCTATGAGCATTGTGTCTTCACCCAGGGTGTTGTCTGGCAGATTGATTCGTTCGATCAGTGGGGTGTCGAACTGGGCAAGGTGCTGGCCCAGCGTATTATCCCCGAACTTGAGAGCAAATCGGAGCCTGAGCTTACCCATGACAGTTCGACAAATAGTCTGATACGTCGCTATCGCAGGGGCAAATCATGA
- a CDS encoding lipid-binding SYLF domain-containing protein, with amino-acid sequence MKHVRLTVILFALAFTAGICMPEKQAGAASAQEIDLKARMTLDNLYAKSPAAKALGGKATGILVFPSIVKGGFIVGGQYGEGALFKQGRTAGFYNTVQLSYGLQAGGQKYGYVLFFMNEPAMAWLDKTDGWELGVGPTIVVVEIGAAGAMTTTTGHSQIYAFFVNQKGLMAGLGLQGTKVTKINK; translated from the coding sequence ATGAAACACGTTCGTTTGACCGTCATTCTTTTCGCGCTTGCTTTCACTGCGGGCATCTGTATGCCTGAAAAACAAGCCGGAGCGGCCAGCGCTCAGGAAATTGACCTTAAGGCCAGGATGACCCTGGATAATTTATATGCGAAGTCTCCGGCTGCAAAAGCGCTGGGAGGCAAGGCAACCGGCATCCTCGTTTTTCCAAGCATTGTCAAGGGGGGATTTATTGTTGGCGGACAATATGGCGAAGGCGCCCTTTTCAAGCAGGGTCGCACCGCCGGATTTTATAATACCGTTCAGCTTTCGTATGGCCTGCAGGCCGGCGGACAGAAATATGGATATGTGCTGTTTTTCATGAACGAGCCTGCAATGGCCTGGCTTGACAAGACTGATGGCTGGGAACTTGGTGTGGGCCCAACCATCGTCGTGGTGGAGATTGGCGCAGCCGGAGCGATGACAACCACAACGGGACATTCTCAGATCTATGCGTTTTTCGTCAACCAGAAGGGGTTGATGGCAGGGCTCGGACTGCAGGGCACAAAGGTCACGAAGATCAACAAGTAA
- a CDS encoding transposase has translation MIKYIGLDAHSSTCTFNVTDERGREVDNTTIESNGRLLVKYVRGVEGVKKLTFEECELSNWLYEILRPEVDELIVCNPVANGDYKKKKTDKMDARKLSNLLRGGFLVPVYHDGSKRERLRSLMSGYQDFIEEGVRLKNRYKSLFRKSGKKIKGEALYNDESFLEGLERRDFQFIGMQIYQLLEKMEEGRQEYVKEIVRCSKGFKEIKYLKSIPGIGSIQAAKIVSQVIDPERFSSKYKYYSYCGLVRHKRISDGRGYGSEKIWGNRILKCVYKMAGHSVLKGKSGLRNYYDTLRLKGIGHDNAYNAVCRKIAAISLSVWRKSEKYDDRLITGNLIK, from the coding sequence ATGATAAAGTATATAGGATTGGATGCACATTCGTCAACATGTACATTCAATGTGACGGATGAAAGAGGGAGGGAAGTAGACAACACTACGATTGAGAGCAATGGCCGGCTTTTGGTGAAGTATGTGAGGGGAGTGGAGGGTGTTAAGAAACTGACCTTTGAAGAGTGTGAATTAAGCAACTGGCTGTATGAGATATTGAGACCAGAAGTAGATGAGTTGATCGTATGCAATCCAGTAGCAAACGGAGACTACAAGAAGAAAAAGACGGACAAGATGGATGCCAGGAAGCTGTCGAATCTTTTGCGAGGAGGTTTTCTCGTACCGGTATATCATGATGGTTCAAAGAGGGAGAGGTTAAGGAGTTTAATGTCCGGGTATCAGGATTTCATTGAAGAGGGTGTGAGGCTAAAGAACCGATACAAATCCTTATTTCGGAAAAGTGGGAAGAAAATCAAAGGTGAAGCGTTATATAACGACGAGAGTTTCCTGGAAGGATTAGAGCGAAGAGACTTTCAATTTATTGGCATGCAGATCTATCAGCTTTTAGAGAAGATGGAAGAAGGCAGGCAGGAATATGTAAAAGAGATCGTTCGATGCAGTAAGGGATTTAAAGAGATAAAATATCTCAAGAGCATTCCCGGCATTGGGAGTATCCAGGCGGCGAAGATCGTATCACAGGTAATAGACCCGGAGAGGTTTAGCAGTAAGTACAAATATTACAGCTACTGTGGGTTGGTGAGGCATAAGAGGATAAGTGATGGGAGGGGATATGGGAGTGAAAAGATTTGGGGAAATCGGATATTAAAATGCGTATACAAGATGGCAGGACATTCGGTTTTAAAGGGTAAGAGCGGTTTAAGGAACTATTACGATACCTTGCGGTTGAAAGGCATCGGTCATGACAATGCCTATAATGCAGTATGTCGTAAGATAGCGGCAATATCTTTAAGCGTGTGGAGGAAGAGTGAGAAATATGATGACAGACTGATCACTGGCAATCTAATCAAGTAA
- a CDS encoding histidine phosphatase family protein — MSEELPVIYLARHGDTAWSLTGQYTGLTDLPLTERGERNARRLMERLKDITFARVFTSPLQRAVRTCELSGFGAVAEVDRDLVEWDYGVYEGRLSSEVHAQHPDWQLFRDGCPGGESPAQVTARADRVIGRIRKVHGNVLVFSSGHFIRVLTVRWLGLEPSVSCSYFMLSTASLSALGYKHDLTHPVIRLWNDDHHIGA; from the coding sequence ATGAGCGAAGAGCTGCCGGTCATTTATCTCGCGAGACATGGTGATACGGCCTGGAGCCTGACGGGGCAGTATACGGGCCTTACCGATTTGCCGCTGACCGAACGCGGCGAGCGGAATGCGCGCCGGCTTATGGAGCGCCTGAAAGATATAACTTTTGCCAGGGTGTTTACCAGTCCGTTGCAGCGTGCTGTGCGGACGTGCGAACTGTCTGGTTTTGGGGCTGTGGCGGAGGTTGATCGCGACCTGGTCGAATGGGACTATGGCGTATATGAAGGTCGCCTCTCCAGCGAGGTGCATGCCCAACACCCGGATTGGCAGCTCTTCCGCGACGGATGTCCGGGCGGGGAATCGCCGGCTCAGGTCACCGCGCGGGCTGATCGGGTAATAGGCAGGATACGCAAGGTTCATGGAAATGTGCTGGTTTTTTCGAGCGGGCACTTTATCAGAGTCCTTACGGTCCGCTGGCTCGGACTTGAGCCGTCGGTTTCCTGTTCGTATTTCATGCTCAGCACCGCAAGCCTGAGCGCGCTGGGTTATAAACATGATCTTACACATCCGGTGATACGGCTGTGGAATGATGATCATCACATCGGTGCGTGA